A genome region from Bufo gargarizans isolate SCDJY-AF-19 chromosome 2, ASM1485885v1, whole genome shotgun sequence includes the following:
- the LOC122926906 gene encoding uncharacterized protein LOC122926906, with amino-acid sequence METNYATLKRTTLKELLEARGRKASNKTKATLVAELMEGDRATTAATPQETEPTEFARELNSRLAFYPNTPSVETLERLIADVHEYIVAKQNAIQRVGERAPAPTSTTQGKAKIPYQAFKNYTEGESDIDEYLQDFERLCQLHDISPADQVPLLAGRLSGRAAEAYRTVPDEDIRNYPKVKQAFLARYAITSEAYRLKFRDIKKQTEDSHTEWAHRLQRAAKGWMEATRVTTMEEMFQLIVMEQFFNGLTTELQNWVRDRKPRTLPEAAKLAEEFQDTRRDQRTPQRTTYGSTTPLPAVTTLAHPRPAASHNQYPPRYNTRPPIRCHTCNQQGHIQRDCPRNRPRQNWNYQGPSPPNRAAVHCCQRESVLPTSTVTSIEEPLGILHEVNHIQAASDNRQGHRQVVHMEGKSIQGLRDSGATLTLVRNHLVPKHTLTGDCVAVRVAGGAIYKVPTAKVHLNWGAGHGNMEVGIMQDLPADVILGNDLGELTSAFVPQPTIQEAYPVVTRQQARTTAPSDHSEAQTLLCLDWGQY; translated from the exons ATGGAGACGAATTATGCAACATTGAAACGAACTACGTTAAAGGAATTATTGGAAGCAAGGGGAAGAAAAGCCAGCAACAAAACCAAAGCTACTCTTGTGGCCGAActcatggagggggacagagcgACCACTGCGGCAACTCCACAGGAGACAGAGCCAACGGAATTTGCAAGAGAGCTCAATAGCAGGTTAgctttttacccaaacaccccCTCCGTGGAGACACTAGAAAGACTGATAGCAGATGTGCACGAGTACATTGTAGCTAAGCAAAACGCTATTCAGCGAGTTGGGGAAAGAGCCCCAGCGCCCACCAGCACTACCCAGGGAAAAGCTAAGATTCCCTACCAAGCTTttaaaaattacacagaaggagaaagtgatattgacgaatacctacaggatttcgaaaggttgtgccagctacacgacaTCAGCCCAGCCGACCAAGTACCCCTGCTGGCAGGTAGATTGTCAGGGCGCGCCGCAGAGGCATACCGAACCGTCCCAGACGAAGACATCAGGAATTATCCCAAAGTCAAACAAGCCTTCCTAGCACGGTATGCCATTACCTCTGAGGCATACCGACTCAAATTCCGGGATATCAAGAAACAAACAGAAGACTCACACACTGAATGGGCACACCGACTACAACGAGCCGCCAAGGGGTGGATGGAAGCGACACGGGTCACCACTATGGAAGAGATGTTCCAGTTAATagtaatggagcagttttttaatgGACTAACCACAGAACTGCAAAATTGGGTACGAGATCGCAAACCCCGTACCCTACCAGAGGCAGCCAAGCTAGCTGAGGAGTTCCAAGACACCAGACGAGACCAACGCACACCACAACGGACCACGTATGGATCTACCACCCCTCTGCCAGCAGTGACTACCTTGGCTCACCCACGACCAGCCGCGAGCCACAACCAGTACCCTCCTAGGTACAATACCCGACCACCGATCCGCTGCCACACCTGCAACCAACAGGGGCACATCCAGAGAGACTGCCCACGTAACCGACCTCGCCAGAACTGGAACTACCAGGGTCCTTCTCCCCCCAATCGGGCTGCAGTACACTGCTGCCAAAGAGAATCTGTGCTCCCAACATCCACAGTCACCTCAATAGAAGAGCCTCTGGGGATCCTACACGAGGTAAACCACATACAAGCCGCCTCAGACAACCGTCAGGGGCACCGCCAGGTGGTACACATGGAGGGGAAGAGTATACAAGGATTACGTGACTCTGGGGCCACGTTAACCCTGGTCCGAAATCATTTGGTGCCTAAGCACACCCTCACCGGAGACTGTGTAGCTGTACGGGTGGCAGGAGGAGCAATTTACAAAGTTCCCACTGCCAAGGTGCATTTGAATTGGGGGGCAGGGCATGGAAACATGGAGGTGGGAATTATGCAGGATTTGCCCGCTGATGTTATTTTGGGCAACGACTTGGGGGAGCTCACCTCTGCTTTTGTCCCTCAACCAACTATCCAAGAGGCCTACCCGGTTGTTACCCGGCAGCAAGCACGCACCACGGCTCCATCCGATCACTCTGAGGCTCAG acgcttctatgtttggattgggggcagtactga